CCCTCAAAGAAGTGTGATGGTACTTGAAACAATGGCTAATGTTGGTTTACTTTACTTCCTTTTCCTGGTGGGTGTAGAGATGGACATCATGGTGGTTCGCAAAACAGGGAAGCGAGCCCTAACCATCGCTATTGGTGGTATGGTCTTACCATTCCTCATTGGTGCcgccttctctttctctatgcACCGATCAGAAGATCACTTGGGGCAAGGCACCTACATACTCTTCCTCGGTGTTGCACTCTCCGTTACTGCATTCCCGGTACTTGCGAGGATTCTTGCTGAGCTCAAGCTNttttttttttttttttgacccgTGGTTAAGAAGTTTCCAACTCATGAAGATTAAGTGAACTGACACATTCTTGATTTATTTCTCtaagtttttaacattttaaaacatattgtttGATCTTAATCTTCAGGGTGGAATCGTGCTAGGGCCATCAGTGCTTGGGCGCTCCGAAAAATTCGCACACACCATCTTCCCTCAAAGAAGTGTGATGGTACTTGAAACAATGGCTAATGTGGGTTTACTTTACTTCCTTTTCCTGGTGGGTGTAGAGATGGACATCATGGTGGTTCGCAAGACAGGGAAGCGAGCTCTAACCATAGCTATTGGTGGTATGGTCTTACCATTCCTCATTGGTGCcgccttctctttctctatgcACCGATCAGAAGATCACTTGGGGCAAGGCACCTACATACTCTTCCTCGGTGTTGCACTCTCCGTTACTGCATTCCCGGTACTTGCGAGGATTCTTGCTGAGCTCAAGCTCATCAATACCGAGATTGGACGGATATCAATGTCAGCAGCCTTGGTTAATGACATGTTTGCTTGGATTCTTCTTGCCTTGGCCATCGCCCTGGCCGAGAGTGACAAAACTTCATTTGCCTCCCTTTGGGTCATGATCTCTAGTGCAGTTTTCATCGCCGTTTGTGTCTTTATTGTCAGGCCAGGCATCACTTGGATCATACGTAAAACCCCTGAAGGAGAGAACTACAGTGAGTTCTATATATGCCTCATCTTGACAGGAGTTATGATATCTGGCTTTATTACCGATGCAATTGGAACACATTCAGTCTTTGGGGCCTTTGTCTTTGGTCTTGTTATTCCCAATGGGCCTCTTGGTCTCACACTCATTGAGAAGCTTGAAGATTTTGTCTCTGGCCTTCTTCTACCTCTTTTCTTTGCTATAAGTGGTCTCAAGACTAACGTAGCTGCCATCCAAGGTCCTGCCACTTGGGCCactcttttctttgttatattcCTCGCTTGTGCTGGAAAAGTCATCGGTACCGTTATTGTCGCATTTTTCCATGGCATGCCAGTTCGTGAAGGAATCACTCTTGGCCTGCTCTTGAACACCAAAGGTCTTGTCGAAATGATTGTGCTCAATGTTGGAAAAGACCAAAAGGTTTTAGATGATGAGACCTTTGCTACCATGGTTCTTGTGGCCTTGGTTATGACTGGAGTCATCACCCCTATTGTTACGGTCCTTTATAGGCCAGTGAAGAAATCTGTTTCGTACAAGAGACGAACAATACAACAGACGAAGCCAGACAGCGAGCTTCGAGTCTTGGTTTGCGTTCACACGCCGCGTAATGTTCCTACTATTATCAACCTTCTTGAAGCTTCACATCCTACAAAGAGATCTCCCATATGCATTTACGTTCTCCACCTTGTTGAGCTCACGGGACGAGCATCCGCAATGCTAATTGTCCACAACACTCGTAAGTCAGGACGACCAGCGCTTAACAGAACTCAAGCTCAATCAGATCACATCATCAACGCCTTTGAGAACTATGAACAACATGCTGCCTTTGTAGCTGTTCAACCCTTGACAGCTATTTCCCCTTACTCAACAATGCACGAAGATGTTTGTAGCTTAGCAGAGGACAAACGTGTCTCCTTCATAATCATACCAtttcacaaacaacaaacagtTGATGGAGGAATGGAAGCAACCAACCCGGCCTACCGTTTGGTCAACCAAAACCTACTAGAAAACTCGCCTTGTTCAGTTGGAATACTCGTAGACAGAGGACTCAATGGAGCCACAAGACTAAACTCAAACACTGTGTCTCTCCAAGTTGCTGTTCTGTTTTTCGGTGGTCCGGACGACAGAGAAGCCTTGGCCTATGCCTGGAGAATGGCTCAACATCCTGGCATCTCTTTAACCGTTTTGCGGTTCATTCATGACGAAGATGAAATTGACACAGCTTCAACACGAGCGACCAATGAGACAGACCTAAAGGCACCCAAGATGAACATGGACCATAAAAAGCAAAGACAGCTTGATGATGAGTACATCAATGCATTCAGGACGTCAAATGCAGATTTTGAGTCAATTGTGTATATAGAAAAACTAGTGAGCAATGGGGAAGATACGGTTGCAGCAGTGAGATCAATGGACAGTTCTCATGATCTGTTTATTGTTGGAAGAGGAGAAGGAATGTTGTCTCCTCTCACCGCAGGTTTAACGGATTGGAGCGAGTGTCCTGAGCTGGGTGCCATCGGAGATTTGCTTGCCTCATCAGACTTTGCAGCTACTGTGTCGGTTCTTGTGGTTCAACAGTACTGTGGATCATGGACACAAGAAGATGATATGGATTTGCCTGAGAGTCCAGTAATTTCACATGAAACAAAGTCCACATATGTTTTAGAGAACCCACGTTAgccaaaatattcagattttgtGTATCTATACAAACAcccttcattttctttttttatgtcgTTTCTTACAAAATgtattttagaaaactataagTTGGTTTGGTTGACACCCCCAAATTTGGGTGTTTACCAAAAGTGATTAATTTTcacattaattttgttttagatctTTCCATGTATTGTATGTCCAAGTGACATTCAAACCACATTGTTATATGAAAATAGTTTAAGAATGCATGGGTAATTAACTCACACCCTTGACTTGAATTGTGTCATGAGTGGAATATTTTGTAAAGTACgtattttattgaaaaacacAAGAAACTCATCTAAACTTCTAACAAGTCAAGGGTGTGAGTTAATTACCCATGCATTCTTAAACTATTTTCATATAACAACAACCAGATGAACTCGAGATTTGATTTCTTATATGAGAATATATTATCTGTTGTGACCATCTTCATAAATAATATAAGGACGTTAGTGTTACAAAATTCGTTTTTGGTGATAGAAGTAATATGGTTTCTTAGGGTATGTGCAGCGGTGTGGGACAAATTTTGGttcttcaaatatattaatcttattttcagagtttcttaagtttggtatgagcattggtgtcctTCACAGGTGGTCTCgtagaaaaaataatagtattttaaattaaaaaaataattataaacactaaacacaaacaaattaatagGGAAATCAATACACTCTAACAATAAATACAGAACAAAACGAATCAAGATTGCTCCACAAGCAGAAGCATAAAcactaaacacaaacaaatcaataGGGAAATGATCACTAATTAATCATCAATGAGAGTTTTGAACCTTTATGAGTTTACTTAGCCCAAAGTCTCCAACTTTCAAGTGGTCTGCAATGGAATTAACCAGAAGAACGTTCCTGaaatacaaaatacaagaaGCAGTTTTTACAAACAGCAAATTTGAAGTAAGAAACTGAGGAGCTATGACGCAATTTTGATTACCTTGGTTTAAGATCTCGGTGAATGATAACATTTGGCTCATTGTGAAGATACGTCATTCCTCTGTAACAACAATTTTTAGAAACCACAACTATGTTGAACAAACTTTCACATGATATCTCGAATGTTAAAACTTCAAGTACCTCGCGATATCCAACGCAAAGTTGACAGCAGTTGCTGGAGTAAGACCGCCCTTTTCCTTGAGGTATTGATGAAGATTTCCCTGTGAAAATTAGATGGATCATTTAGTTAGCCAAGAAAAGAATTTGCAGAGATAAAAGACAGTTGATACTTGATAGCGAGAACCTACCCCGCGCAAGTATTCAGTGATTAACATAAGAGGCTTTCTCTCGGTTACAGCTCCTAAGAATTGCACTATGTTAGGATGACTGTTAGGGGTGGATCCAACCCCAA
The Camelina sativa cultivar DH55 chromosome 15, Cs, whole genome shotgun sequence DNA segment above includes these coding regions:
- the LOC104748659 gene encoding LOW QUALITY PROTEIN: cation/H(+) antiporter 15-like (The sequence of the model RefSeq protein was modified relative to this genomic sequence to represent the inferred CDS: substituted 1 base at 1 genomic stop codon), with amino-acid sequence MATSEENSTEASIIXYAPSMITTNGVWQGDNPLDFSLPLFVLQLTLVVVVTRFFVFILKPFRQPRVISEILGGIVLGPSVLGRSEKFAHTIFPQRSVMVLETMANVGLLYFLFLVGVEMDIMVVRKTGKRALTIAIGGMVLPFLIGAAFSFSMHRSEDHLGQGTYILFLGVALSVTAFPVLARILAELKLINTEIGRISMSAALVNDMFAWILLALAIALAESDKTSFASLWVMISSAVFIAVCVFIVRPGITWIIRKTPEGENYSEFYICLILTGVMISGFITDAIGTHSVFGAFVFGLVIPNGPLGLTLIEKLEDFVSGLLLPLFFAISGLKTNVAAIQGPATWATLFFVIFLACAGKVIGTVIVAFFHGMPVREGITLGLLLNTKGLVEMIVLNVGKDQKVLDDETFATMVLVALVMTGVITPIVTVLYRPVKKSVSYKRRTIQQTKPDSELRVLVCVHTPRNVPTIINLLEASHPTKRSPICIYVLHLVELTGRASAMLIVHNTRKSGRPALNRTQAQSDHIINAFENYEQHAAFVAVQPLTAISPYSTMHEDVCSLAEDKRVSFIIIPFHKQQTVDGGMEATNPAYRLVNQNLLENSPCSVGILVDRGLNGATRLNSNTVSLQVAVLFFGGPDDREALAYAWRMAQHPGISLTVLRFIHDEDEIDTASTRATNETDLKAPKMNMDHKKQRQLDDEYINAFRTSNADFESIVYIEKLVSNGEDTVAAVRSMDSSHDLFIVGRGEGMLSPLTAGLTDWSECPELGAIGDLLASSDFAATVSVLVVQQYCGSWTQEDDMDLPESPVISHETKSTYVLENPR